The segment ATAAATTAGTGGATGACGTTTTTAACAAACATGTGGTCGTCGTTACCATCACATAGCAAAGGTAGAAAATTTACCATTCTAATTAACAATATACCCGAGCTGATGTCGAATGTAGCAAAATTTGCGAATTCTCTCTGAAAACCGATGATATCAAGATCGGCCGTTGCGCgataattaattatcaaaacaatCTGTAAGGGTGTGACTGGCTTGGAGATATCGAGAGTATTATAAAAGGACACCGTTTACCGTGCAACCGGCCCAGTCTAACGATGTTCGAATCGAAGAGTGTTGTTTAAAAGCAAGCAATAGTGCGCGAATAGTGTTAACTGATTTGAGATATTATTAGTAGCATGGATGCTCTTACGGATGGCGAACACACCGATCAGGAGGATGAGTCTTCCAAAGCGCGCGACAATGGAATTCCACCGAAGCAGCGTGAAGCATTCGTTAAGCTTCTTGCTAATTTCATAAGGTGCGATTCGAAATACATTACTGAACTCGACAATTAGTAACCacatgaaaaaacaaacgtagtGGAATTAGAATCTTGTTCTAAGAAGACTGCTTGTGAATATTTGGGCTAAATAAGTTATATTACATGATATGTCTTGACAATTAGAAGTCATGAACACGTGATATTGGGATTGTACAGTAAACGAACTATCGTTGTTTAGTTGCTCTTTACACGAGTAGTAAGTTGTAGTGCCGACGCTGGTTTCTATGTGTTTTTGGAAACTAATAATACTCAAAAAGTCATACGACAGCTTTTACACATATTGGCTAGTAGTGATGATAACAATAGTGACGAATGTGATTTAATCATTGTTGATTTCTGGGTATCAAACAAAATTGTCTCCTTAATGCACTGCGACAAAATGAGGCAAATGTTCCATTTAACCCATCTACCGCAAGCGCGCCTAATTCTGTGCAtcgttcctaattctgcgcaccccacATTTCAGCCAAAACTGCCAAATTATTACAAACTGCTATCTTCATTAACGCATCTTACGAAATATGTGTACAAGCGGTTCTTAATTTAAGATTGGTTTagttaataatttaaaaaatttgtagcgcagaattaggaaccatgCACAGAATTACGCGCACTTACGGTACTTTCAGATAAGCGTGTTGAGATTAATACTTCCAATCTTTTCCAGTGCTTAAGATGGGGAGGACTTCTAAGACACTCAACAGTAGTTTATCATCATTCTAAAAACTGCTTCgcgatttaaaaaaatttcgatgTCTTTCTTCGACACATTTTGAATGATTAGCATACCATATCGCAGTAATGTCTAGAAAATTATTCCCGATCTGTTCGGCAAGCAATCCTTATGTGTTAGTAAATACTATGTAGAAGAGTACTGACGGCTGCCACTAATCACAAAGACACGAGGATTACACCGGCGCACTATATTATAGTAAATAGCCCCAGTATTGTGAGGTTGAGATTTTAGTGGAAAAGTTCTGTTTCATGTAATAGGCCAATTAAGTCGTTTTAGGTCAATTAAAAAACTAATCACATTAAAAATACATTTTGCCCATTCGAGTAGATACTGCACGTAAGCTTATACGCAGgtatttttcaaataattcaGTGGTTTTTGATACGCATTTAATGACTCATGTTTCCTCATTGAGAAGAAGAAGCTGTAAAAGTCAATAGGAGCGTAGCTTCGCCTCGCAGTTGTTCTGTActccccaacaaacatttttgttgaataacagcttatcaagcgcttgtttatTGGATATTAGCTGaataatggttgaataaactgctcttcaaataaaacttcaaatAAACGCAACAGCTGtttgcgaagtctatcgaattAAAAACTGGAAGTCAAGTTCCAGGAAGTCAAGTTTATGTTAAGACCTACATAGTATGAAAGCTTTGCATGGCGTTCAGTGCCTCAGCAGAATCAGTTTTTTAGgagtttttaaaagttttttaaGAGCTAAATTTAAAGAGATGCTAAAGAGATGATTCTTTCAATTTAATTGTACTGTTTATTTTCCCATGAGATGTAGGTATTTCGTTTTCGACTTTAATTTGACCAATTTAAAGTAACTGCCTATAGTTAATGCGCATgcattttttcaataaaaattaaactATTTTCAATAAGACAAGgcgcaataattttttgacgatTTAGATGTTTCTCAATGATAAATTAAGCATTATCTGATAATGTCAATTTATATTATCCCTCACAAGCTTTCACTCTAAGAGATATTTATCCATGGTTAAGATGTAAGTATTCCGCAGGGATGGAAAATGTGTTAATTACATAGATTAAAAATTAGACTTATTAATTTCTAAAATACTATTGTTTGCAGTTACCGAACTGCACATTTCAATCACAATTAACCTCGATCAACGTATTATTTTCAGACAACGGGATACCGACAAGAAGCAGACGGAAGAACTGCTCTTTGAAATGTTCAAAAATGAGGACACCGGACTGCTCAACATTGGAAAATTTTTAGCGGTAGTTTTGACCAAAAGAAATCTTTGTTTCAGTTAATCTTAACCGACTTTCTATCCCGTAGGCCCTCCGAACCACCGGAATTCGCCGTAACGATCCGCGCATAGGTGAAATGATGgaaaatttgaagaaaattcaCAAGCTGAACAACTACGATGGAGGTTCACCCCTAACGCAGCATCTTAACGCGGAAACGTTCAAAGCCGTAATAGCACCGAACATTGTGCTCATCGCACGTGCCTTTCGGCATCAGTTTGTTATTCCGGATTTTCACGGCTTCACCAAGGACATCGAGGACGTGTACTGGAAGTGTAAAAGCAATACCGATGGTAAGGTGGCAAGCTACATTCCGCAGCTGGCTCGGGTCAATCCTGATTACTGGGGAGTAAGCATATGCACGATCGATGGTCAAAGGTTTTCGATCGGTGATTCCACCGTTCCTTTCACGCTGCAAAGCTGCAGTAAACCACTTACTTATGCGATTGCTCTGGAGAAGTTGGGCTCGAATGTTGTTCATCAGTACGTTGGACAGGAACCAAGCGGAAGAAATTTCAACGAATTAGTTCTAGATCACAACAAAAAACCACATAACCCGATGATTAATGCCGGATCAATTTTAACTTGTTCGCTGTTGAAAACTCTAGTGCATCCGGAGATGACGTTGGCTGAGAAGTTTGATTTTACCCAGTCATGGTTCAGTCGTATGGCAGGTGGAGAACCTTTGGGTTTTAACAATGCAGTATTTTTATCGGAACGAGAAGCCGCTGATCGAAATTATGCGTTGGGATTTTACATGCGTGAGCATAAGTGTTATCCTGAAAAAGCAAACTTAAGAGAGTGTATGGATTTTTACTTCCAATGTTGCTCGATGGAAGCGAACTGTGAAACACTTTCGATAGTAGCTTCTACGCTGGCCAACGGAGGTATTTGTCCATTGACGGAAGAGAAAGTTCTGCAATCAGAAAATGTTCGGGATGTCCTGTCGCTAATGCACTCCTGTGGAATGTATGATTTTTCAGGACAGTTTGCCTTCAAAGTTGGACTACCGGCCAAATCGGGAGTTAGCGGCGGTGTAATGTTGGTAATACCGAATGTTATGGGAATATTCATGTGGTCTCCACCACTGGACCCCCTTGGAAACAGTTGCAGAGGCGTACAGTTTTGTGAGGAGCTTGTGAACATATTTAACTTTCATCTATACGATAATTTGAAGCACGACTCAAACAAAAAGGACCCTCGCCGACATCGTTATGAAACCAAAGGCTTATCGGTAGTTAATCTACTTTTTTCGGCTGCTAGTGGTGATGTGACTGCTTTACGGAGACACAAACTGTCCGGAATGGACATAACTCTGTCGGACTATGACGGTCGAACGGCACTGCATTTAGCGTGCTCTGAAGGACATCTGGAGTGCGTGAGGTTCCTACTGGAGCATTGTGGAGTGCCGCACGACGCTAAGGATCGCTGGGGAAATCGACCGGTTGATGAAGCTGAAACGTTTGGCCATGAAGATGTGGTGAGTTTTCTGAAAGAATGGGACGAAAAAGTGGAGTTGGTTAAAAAACTAGGCAACGATCCGGGCTATAATTCCGACCAGGATAGTCTGAAAAGTGATTCTTCAGGTTCGGAAAAGAGCAAATCGAAGCACCCAACAGAGattcttaagtaattttttaGGCTCACAACGATGtaactttgtttttttgccaAGAAGTTTACTTTATTACACCTTTATTGTTAAGGGTGATTTAAAACAGTTTGAAAAAATTCACTTCAATTTAACTCGTTCAGTATCAGGCGTTTTCCGGTGACGTTTTTTGTAACATGTCCTATGTTATTGTTGATACATCGATTGTTTTATAATATACCTTAATAGCTCAATCTCAATCTCAATCAATATCTTCTATTCAGTGTTCTCAGCAAAGTG is part of the Sabethes cyaneus chromosome 2, idSabCyanKW18_F2, whole genome shotgun sequence genome and harbors:
- the LOC128736231 gene encoding glutaminase liver isoform, mitochondrial; translated protein: MCSQSLSSVIRDCYHTLSWHANGQWDKTVNSCQNKLLQTNSGKIQDYLKHKENAGYLKRIGRSLSSSIYSHRAAFYRGHPNNKESIAPSFHSKRYLSMVKIQRDTDKKQTEELLFEMFKNEDTGLLNIGKFLAALRTTGIRRNDPRIGEMMENLKKIHKLNNYDGGSPLTQHLNAETFKAVIAPNIVLIARAFRHQFVIPDFHGFTKDIEDVYWKCKSNTDGKVASYIPQLARVNPDYWGVSICTIDGQRFSIGDSTVPFTLQSCSKPLTYAIALEKLGSNVVHQYVGQEPSGRNFNELVLDHNKKPHNPMINAGSILTCSLLKTLVHPEMTLAEKFDFTQSWFSRMAGGEPLGFNNAVFLSEREAADRNYALGFYMREHKCYPEKANLRECMDFYFQCCSMEANCETLSIVASTLANGGICPLTEEKVLQSENVRDVLSLMHSCGMYDFSGQFAFKVGLPAKSGVSGGVMLVIPNVMGIFMWSPPLDPLGNSCRGVQFCEELVNIFNFHLYDNLKHDSNKKDPRRHRYETKGLSVVNLLFSAASGDVTALRRHKLSGMDITLSDYDGRTALHLACSEGHLECVRFLLEHCGVPHDAKDRWGNRPVDEAETFGHEDVVSFLKEWDEKVELVKKLGNDPGYNSDQDSLKSDSSGSEKSKSKHPTEILK